In one window of Astyanax mexicanus isolate ESR-SI-001 chromosome 18, AstMex3_surface, whole genome shotgun sequence DNA:
- the LOC103031705 gene encoding uncharacterized protein LOC103031705, translating into MRGRRLRPISAKEAHQSEEETEVREEEDGINSSLCPLCGRGFDMPLLLPCSHTLCGRCLTEGARLDKSRRPVARGMSYASYRPICVVLCPRCCHGVELPCFDWSSATQCLPIDPTVTVDPECGALTCQGTRGREGSESDGRVTMKVPGISDGSVDLSEEEMESSVSGLIFALDSSSAAPPLHLSNSALTATFTGNSSPWGDSGDQCRCQDPCAPLPQVCGNVAVHRGQYYWEVDVCNSALYRIGVTSLAGDLAWWFERCGPAFHTVFDGCHELLPSVPPQLKTVGVFLNVGGSSLTFHNPLTQELLAAIPARFTPPLSPAIQLGHGKLKLRPGLPPPSHVFSSCGSAYRGPGGAGRGRWRQEVTFSSVRTVIQKFEEMAASESDSGLMSSFSSSSTLASLPEPSCGLERAHPSGQEP; encoded by the exons ATGAGAGGAAGACGTCTCCGCCCCATATCAGCAAAAGAAGCACACCAATCAGAAGAGGAAACAGAAGTGCGAGAAGAAGAAGATGGCATCAATTCGTCCTTGTGTCCCTTGTGTGGGCGTGGCTTTGACATGCCACTCCTTCTGCCCTGCTCTCACACACTATGTGGGCGGTGCCTAACAGAAGGGGCGCGGTTAGACAAATCACGTAGGCCTGTGGCAAGAGGCATGTCCTATGCCTCCTACAGACCGATCTGTGTTGTTCTGTGTCCACGTTGTTGTCATGGCGTTGAGTTGCCATGCTTCGATTGGTCGTCTGCGACTCAGTGCCTGCCTATTGACCCTACAGTGACTGTTGACCCTGAGTGTGGTGCACTGACGTGTCAGGGTACGAGAGGACGAGAGGGAAGTGAAAGCGATGGTAGAGTTACGATGAAGGTGCCGGGAATATCAG ATGGCAGTGTGGATCTTTCTGAGGAGGAGATGGAAAGCTCTGTATCAG GTCTAATCTTTGCCCTGGACTCCTCCTCCGCTGCTCCGCCCCTTCACCTCTCAAACTCCGCCCTCACCGCCACCTTCACAGGTAACTCCAGTCCATGGGGTGACTCTGGTGATCAGTGCAGGTGTCAGGACCCCTGTGCCCCTCTTCCTCAGGTGTGTGGAAACGTGGCCGTTCACAGAGGCCAGTACTACTGGGAGGTTGATGTGTGTAACAGCGCCCTCTACAGGATCG GTGTAACCTCATTGGCTGGTGACCTGGCATGGTGGTTCGAGAGGTGTGGCCCTGCGTTCCACACTGTTTTTGATGGATGCCACGAGCTCCTCCCCTCCGTCCCCCCACAGCTGAAGACGGTGGGTGTGTTCTTAAACGTGGGCGGGTCGTCCCTCACCTTCCACAACCCTTTAACTCAAGAACTTCTCGCCGCCATACCCGCCCGCTTTACCCCGCCCCTTTCCCCTGCCATTCAGCTGGGCCACGGCAAGCTTAAGCTCCGCCCAGGCCTGCCACCTCCAAGCCACGTCTTCTCGAGCTGTGGCTCGGCCTATAGAGGTCCAGGAGGGGCGGGGCGGGGTCGATGGAGGCAGGAGGTCACCTTCAGCTCCGTGAGGACCGTGATTCAGAAGTTTGAGGAGATGGCGGCATCCGAAAGTGACTCAGGACTGATGTCGAGTTTTAGCTCCAGCTCCACCCTGGCCTCCCTACCTGAGCCCAGCTGTGGCCTGGAGAGAGCGCACCCTTCTGGGCAAGAACCATAG